A stretch of Helicobacter pylori DNA encodes these proteins:
- the gatA gene encoding Asp-tRNA(Asn)/Glu-tRNA(Gln) amidotransferase subunit GatA, which translates to MITLKQALSLSQDELETLKNEIDAKVRASDLNAYIKAPSLNGASAKGVPILIKDNISVKGWEITCSSKILEGYVAPYHASAIENLHQNSMAGFGLSNMDEFAMGSTTESSCYGITKNPRDKNRVPGGSSGGSAAAVAGGLAVAALGSDTGGSIRQPASYCGCVGLKPTYGRVSRYGLIAYCSSFDQIGPITQNVEDASILFDAISGYDSKDSTSANLKPTQTFKNLNREKRFKIAILRDHVKDASNGVQLAYENTLKALKEMGHEIVEKKMLDSHYQISVYYIISMAEASSNLARFDGVRYGRRAQNIKDLKELYLKSRSEGFGDEVKRRIMLGNFVLSSGYYDAYYLKAQQMRLMIKEQYNKIFEEADLIFTPVAPTSAHLFNYHASPLEMYLSDIYTIGANLSGLPALSLPVAKDPLGLPIGMQFIAKAFDEQSLLDVSYALEQELDLKLD; encoded by the coding sequence ATGATCACTTTAAAACAAGCCCTTTCTTTATCCCAAGATGAATTAGAAACCCTTAAAAACGAAATTGACGCTAAGGTTAGAGCTTCAGATTTGAACGCTTACATTAAAGCCCCTAGCCTTAATGGCGCTAGCGCTAAGGGGGTGCCGATTCTTATTAAAGATAATATCAGCGTTAAGGGGTGGGAAATCACTTGCTCCAGTAAGATTTTAGAAGGCTATGTCGCCCCTTATCATGCGAGCGCGATTGAAAACTTGCACCAAAACAGCATGGCAGGGTTTGGGCTTTCTAACATGGACGAGTTTGCGATGGGGAGCACCACGGAGTCTAGTTGCTATGGGATCACTAAAAACCCACGAGACAAAAACAGAGTGCCTGGGGGGAGTAGCGGAGGGAGTGCAGCAGCTGTGGCGGGCGGCTTAGCGGTGGCGGCTTTAGGGAGCGATACGGGCGGGTCTATCAGGCAGCCGGCGAGCTATTGCGGGTGCGTGGGGTTAAAGCCCACTTATGGGAGGGTGAGCCGTTATGGTTTGATCGCTTATTGCTCTAGTTTTGATCAAATCGGGCCTATCACGCAAAATGTAGAAGACGCTTCTATTTTATTTGACGCCATTAGTGGGTATGATAGCAAGGATTCCACGAGCGCGAATCTCAAACCCACGCAAACCTTTAAAAACCTTAACAGAGAAAAACGCTTTAAGATTGCTATCTTAAGAGATCATGTTAAAGATGCGAGCAATGGAGTGCAACTCGCTTATGAAAACACCCTTAAAGCCTTGAAAGAAATGGGGCATGAGATTGTGGAAAAAAAGATGTTGGATTCACATTATCAAATCTCTGTCTATTATATTATCAGCATGGCTGAAGCGAGTTCGAATCTGGCCAGATTTGATGGGGTTCGTTATGGGAGGAGGGCTCAAAATATTAAAGACTTGAAAGAATTGTATCTCAAAAGCCGCAGTGAAGGTTTTGGCGATGAGGTGAAACGGCGCATCATGTTAGGGAATTTTGTCTTAAGCAGTGGGTATTATGACGCTTATTATTTGAAAGCCCAGCAAATGCGTTTGATGATTAAAGAGCAATACAATAAGATTTTTGAAGAAGCGGATTTGATTTTCACCCCTGTAGCTCCTACGAGCGCTCATTTATTCAATTACCATGCAAGCCCTTTAGAAATGTATTTGAGCGATATTTACACGATTGGGGCGAATTTGAGCGGTTTGCCAGCCCTTTCTTTACCGGTCGCTAAAGATCCTTTAGGCTTGCCCATAGGGATGCAATTCATTGCTAAGGCTTTTGATGAGCAAAGCCTTTTAGATGTTTCTTACGCTTTGGAGCAGGAATTGGATTTAAAATTAGATTAA